GAGCTCGCCGCAGGCCCCAGCGCGCTGTCCCCACTGGCCCCTCATCCTGGCCTTGATGGGCCTTCGGGAGCCAACAAGCGGGGCACCCCGCAGCCGCTGTCGGGCCCTTGCCGGCGAGGTTGGCTACGGGGCGCCGCCGCCTCCCGCCGCCTGCAACAGCGACGCGGGACCCAGCCCGAATCCCGCACCGGCGACGACGATCCGCACCGTCTCCTGCAGCAGCTCGTGCTCTCGGGGAACCTCATTAAGGAGGCGGTACGGAGGCTTCATTCGCGACGGCTGCAGTTACACGCAAAGCTTCCCCAGCGCCCGCTCACGGGGCCTCTGTCGGCCCCGGTGCATGAGCCGCTTTCACCCCG
The genomic region above belongs to Suricata suricatta isolate VVHF042 chromosome 2, meerkat_22Aug2017_6uvM2_HiC, whole genome shotgun sequence and contains:
- the FRAT1 gene encoding proto-oncogene FRAT1 translates to GRAAPYFVAELAAGPSALSPLAPHPGLDGPSGANKRGTPQPLSGPCRRGWLRGAAASRRLQQRRGTQPESRTGDDDPHRLLQQLVLSGNLIKEAVRRLHSRRLQLHAKLPQRPLTGPLSAPVHEPLSPRSPRAACSDPGASGRRAQLRTGDGVLVPGS